A DNA window from Phragmites australis chromosome 11, lpPhrAust1.1, whole genome shotgun sequence contains the following coding sequences:
- the LOC133883931 gene encoding LOW QUALITY PROTEIN: kinesin-like protein KIN-14J (The sequence of the model RefSeq protein was modified relative to this genomic sequence to represent the inferred CDS: deleted 2 bases in 1 codon), translated as MEADPAAEGASLPPPPPAPAPSPPPPRQPQGVDERSAVEPADPTSPDRCAAAGEGDANPAPPPSPASAAPPPQEPRGEDAAATASGEEEKEVVEEVGGALRSFMEELGDQGENCPILSPRLKEIDTPDRPAALRFLGEKYNNLMERYKHQLAKCAQECAPRYDCLKKKYTDECAERRRLYNELIELRGNIRVFCRCRPLSADEVTRGCLSVVEIDPSQETELQFVPSEKERKAFKFDHVFGPEDDQEAVFSETVPVVMSVMDGFNVCIFAYGQTGTGKTFTMEGVPENRGVNYRALEELFRMSEERSASVAYSFSVSILEVYNEKIRDLLDESNEQTSKRLDIKQSADGTQEVPGLVEAPIYTIDGVWEKLKFGARNRSVGSTNANELSSRSHSLVRVTVRSEHLVTGQRSRSHMWLVDLAGSERVAKTGVEGDRLKESQFINKSLSALGDVISALASKNSHIPYRNSKLTHLLQSSLGGDCKTLMFVQISPSSTDSGETLCSLNFASRVRAVEHGPVRKQADPAESLKLKQMTEKLRHEEKENAQLNQSLQLMQLKYASRENVFRALNEKVRDAEQACKTYQQRVRELENELGNERNAARYSARSSRPPLVPLRQRQPQGRNSNYLPTSGPSRSRFSKAPTHTIQSKENIPVMVNKAHPGADLNKAVSKARRVSLAPVIRQIPIQPKRRSSMAILPSLSEQLSVLAEKKAVSRLSHVQMPRRSIAAFGSVLGTPLAGTGAGAGAHAPVDATPDGRGGKFRSIEFGSISKFTSPPMLAMWKSRNNMATPQQKLGMASGSGNPSKLCFSIQKRVTLGSPIRLKTGVPSGAGIFNPALREKTVVGRSGNALRVLNTKRRQSGFV; from the exons ATGGAGGCGGATCCAGCCGCAGAGGGGGCCTCCTTGCCGCCGCCcccaccggcgccggcgccgtctccgcctccgccgcggcaGCCGCAAG GTGTGGACGAGCGCAGCGCCGTGGAGCCCGCGGATCCCACGAGCCCAGATCGGTGCGCGGCGGCTGGAGAGGGAGACGCGaaccccgcgccgccgccgtcacccgCGTCCGCAGCCCCGCCGCCTCAGGAGCCCAGAG GTGAGGACGCGGCCGCGACCGCGagcggcgaggaggagaaggaggtggtGGAAGAAGTAGGCGGGGCACTCCGCAGCTTCATGGAG GAGCTCGGAGATCAAGGAGAGAATTGCCCTATCCTGTCGCCAAGGCTGAAGGAGATTGACACTCCTGATCGCCCCGCTGCCCTCCGCTTCCTCG GGGAAAAGTATAACAACCTCATGGAGAGGTACAAGCATCAGTTGGCTAAGTGTGCTCAGGAGTGTGCGCCTAGATACGATTGTTTGAAGAAGAAGTACACGGACGAGTGTGCAGAGCGGCGGCGCCTGTACAACGAGCTTATCGAGCTGAGGGGGAACATTAGGGTGTTCTGCCGGTGCCGGCCCCTGAGCGCCGATGAGGTCACCCGTGGGTGCTTGTCCGTGGTTGAGATCGACCCGTCACAGGAGACTGAGCTACAGTTTGTCCCCTCCGAAAAAGAACGGAAGGCCTTCAAATTTGATCATGTTTTTGGACCAGAGGATGATCAAG AGGCTGTGTTCTCAGAGACCGTGCCTGTTGTGATGTCTGTGATGGATGGCTTCAATGTATGCATCTTTGCGTATGGACAAACAGGTACTGGGAAAACTTTCACCATGGAAGGGGTTCCAGAGAATAGGGGTGTAAACTACAGGGCTTTGGAAGAATTGTTCAGGATGTCAGAGGAGAGAAGTGCGTCTGTTGCGTACTCATTTTCAGTGAGCATCTTGGAAGTCTACAACGAAAAGATCAGAGATCTGCTTGATGAGAGCAATGAACAAACATCAAAAAG GTTGGACATAAAGCAAAGTGCTGATGGAACCCAAGAGGTGCCTGGTTTGGTTGAGGCTCCAATTTACACCATAGATGGCGTGTGGGAGAAATTGAAATTTGGCGCTAGAAATAGATCTGTTGGATCAACCAATGCGAATGAACTCAGTAGCCGCTCCCACAG CTTGGTTAGGGTCACTGTTAGGAGCGAGCATTTGGTGACTGGTCAAAGGAGCAGAAGCCACATGTGGTTGGTTGACCTTGCTGGAAGTGAGAGAGTCGCTAAAACTGGAGTTGAAGGAGATAGGCTGAAGGAGTCACAATTCATCAACAAATCACTCTCTGCCTTGGGTGatgttatatctgcccttgcCTCAAAAAATTCCCATATCCCATACAG GAACTCCAAGTTGACTCATTTGCTCCAAAGTTCATTGG GTGGAGATTGCAAGACTCTTATGTTCGTGCAGATAAGTCCAAGCTCTACAGATTCAGGAGAAACTCTCTGCTCACTTAATTTTGCTAGTAGAGTTCGGGCCGTAGAACATGGCCCTGTTCGTAAGCAAGCGGATCCAGCTGAAAGTTTGAAGCTCAAGCAGATG ACTGAGAAACTTCGGCATGAGGAAAAGGAAAACGCACAATTGAATCAAAGCTTGCAGTTGATGCAGCTCAAGTACGCATCTCGTGAGAATGTCTTCAGGGCACTTAATGAAAAG GTAAGGGATGCTGAACAAGCATGCAAAACTTATCAGCAGCGG GTTAGAGAACTGGAAAATGAATTAGGTAATGAGAGGAACGCTGCTAGGTATTCTGCTAGATCCTCGAGGCCACCACTTGTTCCTTTGAGGCAGAGACAACCTCAGGGAAGAAATAGCAACTACTTGCCAACATCAGGCCCTTCTAGGTCGAGGTTCAGTAAAGCGCCCACACACACAATTCAAAGCAAAGAGAACATTCCCGTGATGGTGAACAAAGCGCATCCTGGGGCTGATCTTAATAAGGCTGTCAGCAAAGCAAGGCGTGTATCGTTGGCTCCTGTGATCCGACAAATCCCTATCCAGCCCAAGAGGCGATCCTCAATGGCGATACTGCCGTCTCTGAGCGAGCAGCTGTCTGTACTTGCTGAGAAGAAAGCAGTGTCTCGACTGTCTCATGTACAAATGCCAAGAAGATCAATTGCTGCATTTGGTTCAGTTTTAGGAACACCGCTGGCAGGaacaggagcaggagcaggagcacaTGCACCAGTAGATGCAACACCAGATGGCAGAGGAGGAAAGTTCAGGAGCATCGAGTTTGGCAGCATCAGCAAGTTCACAAGCCCCCCAATGCTGGCCATGTGGAAGTCAAGGAACAATATGGCAACACCACAGCAGAAGCTGGGAATGGCATCAGGCTCTGGAAACCCAAGCAAGCTATGTTTCAGTATCCAGAAAAGAGTGACTCTTGGTTCACCTATTCGACTGAAAACCGGTGTGCCCTCAGGTGCTGGGATCTTCAATCCAGCTCTGCGTGAGAAGACGGTGGTCGGC AGATCAGGCAATGCGCTGCGGGTCCTCAACACCAAGAGGAGGCAGTCTGGTTTCGTTTAA
- the LOC133885511 gene encoding cyclin-P3-1, which yields MAMGSSTTDASDELVSYSWLGLTVPQSQKEDAGFPKVLLLLSSHLDKAVQKNEELLGSSKIKESTTIFHGQRVPELSIKLYAERIFKYAQCSPSCFVLGLIYMERYLQQPNIYMTSLSVHRLLITSVVIAAKFTDDSFFNNAYYGKVGGISTREMNRLELDLLFSLDFRLKVSLETFGSYCLQLAKEELALVLERPIHVQTANGTKHMICNNSADEICKHELVRERYSTQALQGYS from the exons ATGGCAATGGGGTCATCTACAACTGATGCTAGTGATGAGCTGGTGAGCTACTCGTGGTTGGGTTTGACAGTACCACAGTCACAGAAAGAAGATGCTGGATTTCCAAAggttttgttgcttctttcATCGCATCTTGACAAGGCAGTTCAGAAGAATGAAGAGTTACTAGGTTCCAGTAAAATAAAGGAGTCAACCACTATCTTTCATGGTCAGAGGGTGCCAGAGCTTAGTATAAAGCTCTACGCAGAACGCATTTTCAAGTATGCACAGTGCAGCCCATCTTGCTTTGTGTTGGGACTTATCTACATGGAGAGATATCTGCAGCAACCAAACATTTACATGACGTCACTTAGTGTTCATCGCTTGCTGATTACAAGTGTTGTTATTGCTGCCAAATTCACAGATGATTC GTTTTTCAACAATGCATACTACGGGAAAGTTGGAGGAATTAGCACAAGAGAGATGAATAGACTTGAACTGGATCTGTTGTTTAGTTTGGATTTTAGGCTCAAAGTGAGTTTAGAGACGTTTGGAAGCTACTGCTTGCAGTTGGCAAAGGAAGAATTGGCTCTTGTTCTGGAGAGACCAATTCATGTCCAGACCGCCAACGGTACTAAACACATGATTTGTAACAATAGTGCTGATGAGATTTGCAAGCACGAGCTAGTGCGTGAAAGATACAGCACTCAAGCTCTTCAAGGATATAGCTGA